In the Rhea pennata isolate bPtePen1 chromosome 25, bPtePen1.pri, whole genome shotgun sequence genome, one interval contains:
- the BLACAT1 gene encoding bladder cancer associated transcript 1, producing the protein MPRFTFACFCGLHGFCTMRKEKDERGAERETAV; encoded by the coding sequence aTGCCCCGCTTCACCTTCGCCTGCTTCTGCGGCCTCCACGGCTTCTGCACgatgaggaaggagaaggacgagcgcggcgcggagcgggagACGGCGGTgtga